Proteins encoded by one window of Chlamydiales bacterium:
- the htpG gene encoding molecular chaperone HtpG, with protein MGKLKIHTENLLPIIKKWLYSDKDIFVRELISNSCDALHKLRILRERGEAEFSEESLRIDLIIDKEGHTLKFVDTGIGMSEEEVEKYISQIAFSGAEEFLDKYKSQNEQDQIIGHFGLGFYSAYMVSTKVEIDTLSYRPSSAAVLWSCDGSSEYSVAQGERAERGTEITLFIDKDSDEFLEESKIKQILKQYCAFLPFPIYLNGEKINHKDPLWLKNASECTDKEYLDFYRDLYPQEPDPIFWIHLNVDYPFNLKGILYFPRVQRRFDWNRANIKLFCNRVFVSDNCKDLIPEYLAVLQGALDSADIPLNVSRSTLQMDKTVRQLASHISKKVSDRLTSLHLTEKVKFQEAWPDIELIVKLGAVQDEKFYERVKGALIWKNTEGEWTTAEEYLERNREKTKEKIFYTTEEKTPSYLLELYKGHEVLYATSPVDTALMNTLENKLSSAKFQRLDGAIEAATLDSSREKTLLDADGKTQAGRIADFIRASLGLEKVEVEAKSLTSDTLPAFIVLDEEARRMRDYMALTGQSLPFALTDKKTFVVNTNSKLISSIYAMQSKQPDLAKQMVRHVYDLSLLSQKELEPTALADFVSRSSSVLEQLIEK; from the coding sequence ATGGGAAAACTCAAGATCCACACGGAAAATCTTCTTCCGATCATCAAAAAATGGCTTTATAGCGATAAGGATATTTTTGTCAGAGAGCTGATTTCTAACTCGTGCGACGCCCTGCACAAACTGCGCATTCTGCGAGAGAGGGGAGAGGCGGAGTTTTCAGAGGAGTCTCTGCGCATCGACCTCATCATCGACAAAGAGGGGCACACGCTGAAATTTGTAGATACTGGTATTGGGATGAGCGAAGAGGAGGTGGAGAAGTATATCTCCCAGATCGCCTTCTCCGGAGCTGAGGAGTTTCTAGACAAGTATAAGAGTCAGAACGAGCAGGACCAGATTATCGGCCACTTCGGGCTCGGTTTCTACTCGGCCTACATGGTTTCGACAAAAGTGGAGATCGACACCCTTTCTTATCGTCCCTCATCTGCAGCTGTGCTCTGGTCGTGCGATGGCTCTTCAGAGTATTCGGTTGCGCAAGGTGAGAGAGCAGAACGCGGAACAGAGATCACGCTTTTTATCGATAAAGATAGCGATGAGTTTTTGGAAGAGAGCAAGATTAAACAGATCTTGAAGCAGTACTGCGCGTTTCTTCCCTTCCCGATCTACCTCAATGGAGAGAAGATCAACCACAAAGATCCTCTCTGGTTGAAAAACGCCTCCGAGTGCACCGACAAGGAGTATCTCGATTTCTACAGGGATCTCTATCCTCAAGAGCCGGATCCGATCTTCTGGATCCACTTGAATGTCGACTACCCTTTCAACCTGAAGGGGATCCTCTACTTCCCAAGAGTCCAGCGCAGATTTGATTGGAACCGCGCAAATATTAAGCTCTTCTGCAACCGCGTTTTTGTCTCGGATAACTGCAAGGATCTGATCCCAGAGTATCTCGCTGTTCTTCAGGGAGCGCTTGATAGCGCAGACATCCCGCTTAACGTCTCCAGAAGCACGCTGCAGATGGATAAGACGGTGCGGCAGCTGGCCTCTCACATCTCTAAAAAGGTCTCCGATCGTTTAACTAGCCTCCATCTAACGGAGAAGGTCAAGTTCCAAGAGGCTTGGCCCGATATCGAGCTGATCGTGAAGCTCGGCGCTGTGCAGGATGAGAAGTTCTACGAGCGCGTTAAGGGTGCTCTCATCTGGAAGAACACAGAGGGGGAGTGGACAACAGCCGAAGAGTATTTAGAGCGCAATCGAGAGAAGACGAAGGAGAAGATCTTCTATACAACGGAGGAGAAGACCCCATCATATCTGCTTGAACTCTACAAAGGACATGAGGTTCTCTATGCCACATCTCCTGTGGATACAGCCCTCATGAATACTTTGGAAAACAAGCTCTCTTCTGCAAAATTTCAACGTCTTGACGGAGCGATCGAAGCTGCAACTCTCGACTCTTCGAGAGAGAAGACGCTCCTTGATGCCGATGGGAAGACTCAAGCGGGAAGGATCGCCGACTTCATTCGCGCCTCTCTCGGGCTTGAAAAGGTTGAGGTGGAAGCGAAGAGTTTAACCTCTGATACCCTTCCTGCATTCATCGTGCTTGATGAGGAGGCAAGGCGCATGCGCGACTACATGGCTCTGACGGGTCAGAGCCTTCCTTTTGCCCTGACAGACAAGAAGACTTTTGTAGTGAATACAAATAGCAAGCTGATCTCTTCAATCTATGCGATGCAGAGTAAGCAGCCGGATCTTGCCAAGCAGATGGTGCGCCACGTCTACGACCTGTCGCTTCTGTCGCAAAAAGAGCTCGAGCCGACAGCTCTTGCCGATTTTGTCTCTCGCTCAAGTAGCGTCCTAGAGCAACTCATTGAGAAGTGA
- the rlmD gene encoding 23S rRNA (uracil(1939)-C(5))-methyltransferase RlmD, which translates to MQEQHPLCPHLDSCGGCSTQATAYSEQLKKKSETIEQLFSALGLLEGVKLDEIIPCRDPWRYRNKMEFSFSQNKAQDHFLGLMLKRSGRRVLNVEECYLTSPWFTKTLNSVRDWWKSTQIKAYHPYANTGSLRTLTLREGKRTQDKMAILTVSGQSDFALTKDQLDGFVNAVKRVVPEEEQMRISIFLRIQQIQKGSPTQFFEMLLSGPDHITERLEIEIEGKKRIFTFKISPTSFFQPNSLQAEILYGRALEMCAVTPEMHVLDLYCGTATLGMVFAERAGRVTGIELNPEATFDAESNLERNGTKNMEIHCGDVGKILKSWEDQALHPDLVIVDPPRAGLDPTSIAQILRLAPKKILYVSCNPATQAQNVKVFIENGYKLLKLQPVDQFPHTPHLESIALLSFP; encoded by the coding sequence GTGCAAGAGCAACACCCACTCTGTCCACATCTCGATTCTTGCGGCGGCTGCAGCACTCAAGCAACCGCCTACTCCGAGCAGCTCAAAAAAAAATCTGAGACGATCGAGCAGCTCTTCTCCGCACTCGGCCTCCTCGAAGGAGTCAAGCTTGATGAGATTATCCCCTGCCGGGATCCGTGGCGCTACCGCAACAAGATGGAGTTCTCCTTCTCGCAAAATAAGGCTCAGGACCACTTTCTGGGCCTCATGCTCAAGCGAAGCGGAAGACGCGTGCTCAACGTCGAAGAGTGCTACCTCACCTCCCCCTGGTTCACAAAAACATTAAATAGCGTTCGCGACTGGTGGAAGAGCACGCAGATCAAAGCCTACCACCCCTATGCGAACACCGGCTCGCTCCGCACCCTCACGCTCAGAGAGGGCAAGCGGACGCAGGATAAGATGGCGATTTTAACCGTGTCGGGACAGAGCGACTTTGCCCTCACAAAAGATCAGCTAGATGGGTTTGTAAACGCCGTAAAAAGAGTTGTTCCCGAAGAGGAGCAGATGCGCATCAGCATCTTTCTCAGAATTCAACAGATCCAGAAGGGGTCGCCAACCCAGTTTTTTGAGATGCTTCTCTCCGGCCCGGACCACATCACAGAGCGCCTAGAGATAGAGATCGAGGGGAAAAAGCGAATCTTCACATTTAAGATCAGCCCCACCTCCTTCTTTCAGCCCAACTCCCTGCAAGCGGAGATCCTCTACGGCCGCGCGCTTGAAATGTGCGCCGTTACCCCAGAGATGCATGTGCTTGATCTCTATTGCGGCACTGCAACCCTCGGAATGGTCTTTGCAGAGCGCGCGGGAAGAGTTACCGGAATCGAGTTAAACCCAGAAGCGACCTTTGATGCGGAGAGCAACCTAGAGCGCAATGGGACGAAAAATATGGAGATCCACTGCGGGGATGTCGGGAAGATCCTCAAAAGCTGGGAAGATCAAGCGCTCCACCCCGACCTTGTTATCGTCGATCCTCCACGAGCGGGCCTCGATCCCACCTCGATCGCGCAGATCCTCCGCCTTGCACCGAAAAAAATTCTATATGTCTCCTGTAATCCGGCCACACAAGCGCAAAATGTGAAGGTTTTTATAGAAAATGGATATAAGCTGCTTAAGCTCCAGCCAGTAGACCAGTTCCCTCATACACCCCATCTTGAGAGCATCGCCCTACTCAGTTTTCCTTGA
- the yajC gene encoding preprotein translocase subunit YajC has product MFSTLPLFADAAEAPARENNFMQTLIMIGIALVFFYFILWRPEQKRRKAMEKQRSSLKKGDRVTAMGIVGTVFKVQDATVILKMVDGAKIEVLKGAITDVQAGTEEEESKRVELNPNDSDR; this is encoded by the coding sequence ATGTTCAGCACACTCCCCCTTTTCGCAGATGCAGCAGAAGCGCCCGCTCGTGAGAACAACTTCATGCAGACGCTAATCATGATTGGCATTGCACTCGTCTTCTTCTACTTCATCCTCTGGCGCCCAGAGCAGAAACGTCGCAAAGCGATGGAAAAACAGCGCAGCTCCCTGAAAAAGGGCGACCGCGTGACTGCAATGGGAATCGTTGGCACTGTATTTAAAGTCCAAGACGCCACCGTCATCCTGAAGATGGTCGACGGCGCAAAAATCGAAGTCCTCAAAGGCGCCATCACTGATGTTCAGGCTGGAACCGAGGAAGAGGAGTCGAAGCGCGTTGAACTCAACCCTAACGATTCAGACCGTTAA
- a CDS encoding metallophosphoesterase family protein, translating into MTLRKIQGWFLALLLLSAGLGAEEPSALYLSWTRDPTSTMVIRWHTSKKDRETEVSYQKEGEKTWKKREGTAALLQKSSLLIHSTELTDLEEDTTYLFKVGEEETTYKFRTCPKSLKRPLRFAVAGDAYFYLYLLRKMNTQIAAADPDFVVVGGDIAYAHGHKSLFKGRDWEAKRWGTFLQEWQKQMVTSDGRLIPMVVVVGNHDVKSRQIGGAFYQLFPFPQENIPYRTLDFGSYFSLFLLDTNHTYPIDGEQSKWLDSALSARMDVPFKIPVYHVAAYPSVYQYEGSVPTKIRSTWVPLFEKYGVKLAFENHNHAYKRSHPIKAGKIDPEGITYLGDGAWGVSPRKPRPLASSWYLAKAAQLDCFWLITLGQEGYTVRSYDEEGSLIEELPSPRKSL; encoded by the coding sequence ATGACTCTAAGAAAAATACAAGGCTGGTTTTTAGCCCTTCTTCTCCTCTCCGCTGGGCTCGGGGCTGAGGAGCCCTCTGCCCTCTACCTCAGCTGGACGAGGGACCCCACCTCTACGATGGTGATCCGCTGGCACACCTCCAAGAAGGATCGAGAGACGGAGGTCTCCTACCAGAAGGAGGGAGAGAAGACGTGGAAGAAGAGAGAGGGAACAGCAGCCCTTCTTCAGAAGAGCTCGCTCCTCATCCACTCAACGGAACTCACTGATCTTGAGGAGGATACAACTTACCTCTTCAAAGTTGGCGAAGAGGAGACAACCTACAAGTTCCGCACCTGCCCCAAGAGCCTTAAAAGACCCCTCCGCTTTGCAGTGGCTGGAGACGCCTACTTCTACCTCTACCTCCTCCGCAAGATGAACACTCAGATCGCCGCCGCAGACCCCGACTTTGTAGTCGTGGGAGGCGATATCGCCTACGCCCATGGGCATAAGTCCCTCTTCAAAGGAAGGGATTGGGAGGCGAAACGCTGGGGCACCTTTCTGCAAGAGTGGCAGAAGCAGATGGTGACCTCCGATGGACGCCTGATTCCAATGGTCGTCGTCGTGGGCAACCATGACGTCAAATCTCGCCAGATCGGCGGCGCCTTCTACCAGCTCTTTCCCTTTCCCCAGGAGAACATCCCTTACAGAACGCTCGATTTCGGCTCCTATTTTAGCCTTTTTCTTCTCGATACAAACCACACCTATCCCATTGATGGTGAGCAGTCTAAGTGGCTTGATTCAGCGCTTTCTGCCCGCATGGATGTGCCCTTCAAAATCCCCGTCTACCATGTAGCCGCCTACCCCTCTGTCTACCAGTATGAAGGGAGCGTCCCCACAAAGATCCGCTCTACCTGGGTTCCTCTCTTCGAAAAGTATGGGGTAAAACTCGCCTTCGAAAATCATAACCACGCCTACAAGAGATCCCACCCGATTAAAGCGGGCAAGATCGACCCTGAGGGGATCACCTACTTGGGAGATGGGGCTTGGGGGGTCTCTCCGAGAAAGCCTCGTCCTCTGGCCAGCAGCTGGTACCTAGCAAAGGCGGCTCAGCTCGACTGCTTCTGGTTGATTACTCTTGGCCAAGAAGGGTATACAGTTAGATCATACGATGAAGAGGGGTCCCTCATTGAAGAGCTTCCCTCGCCGAGAAAATCCCTATGA
- a CDS encoding histone yields the protein MALKNTIALMRTILGEICEDLDKAESGNRAASQRVRTASVKFAKTSKTFRKESIAEERKGKTSKKSTKPKAAAPKKATAKLPSKKKK from the coding sequence ATGGCACTGAAAAACACGATCGCCCTGATGAGAACTATTCTTGGAGAGATCTGCGAAGACCTCGACAAGGCTGAATCTGGCAATAGAGCTGCTTCACAAAGAGTGCGCACAGCTTCCGTTAAATTCGCAAAGACTTCCAAGACCTTCCGCAAAGAGTCCATTGCAGAAGAGAGAAAGGGCAAAACAAGTAAAAAATCTACTAAACCCAAAGCTGCAGCACCGAAAAAAGCGACAGCTAAGCTCCCTAGCAAAAAGAAGAAGTAG
- a CDS encoding NAD+ synthase, with protein sequence MRVIAAQLNPTVGDLEENTKKILQTIERARAQKADLLIFPEMSICGYPPEDLLLHSAFIDQVQECLEKIIKASSKLMLIVGLVRWAPKDAEKPLYNSAAIIEDGKLLGYEDKCLLPTYDVFDERRYFQPGSSLQTWTCKGKKIAVMICEDIWQHSGFVDLTRYSKDPVLDILPSKPDLLVNISASPYQYQKPDVRIQVCAKSAKTLQCPVILCCQVGGNDQLIFDGYSICVDRDGKLRQIAAGFKEEEMLIDFDALPPAFTFSYDAMGDLYEALVLGTRDYFHKSGFKKGCLGLSGGIDSALVACIAADALGKENVLAITMPSRFSSTGSVTDSQELARRLDIELIEVPIEGPFEAYLELLEPLFKEMGKPDFDVTEENLQARVRGTILMSLSNKFGHIVLSTANKSEMSMGYSTLYGDMCGGLAVISDVSKTQIYALCKWLNRKQEIIPQAIIDKPPSAELRPDQKDSDTLPDYATVDAVLQGYVEEFLSPEEISKRWKIPLELVIDLIHRIHRAEYKRRQAAPGIRVSKKAFRVGRAYPIVQRWM encoded by the coding sequence ATGAGAGTCATTGCAGCTCAATTAAATCCAACCGTTGGCGATCTTGAAGAAAATACTAAAAAAATTCTTCAAACGATCGAACGCGCGCGGGCCCAAAAGGCCGACCTCCTCATCTTCCCCGAGATGAGCATCTGCGGCTATCCGCCTGAAGACCTCCTCCTCCATTCCGCATTCATAGATCAGGTGCAGGAGTGCCTCGAAAAGATCATCAAGGCCTCATCGAAGCTGATGCTCATCGTAGGCCTCGTAAGATGGGCGCCCAAAGATGCGGAGAAGCCTCTCTACAACAGCGCTGCTATTATCGAAGATGGCAAACTCCTCGGCTACGAGGATAAGTGCCTGCTTCCCACCTACGACGTCTTCGACGAGAGGCGCTACTTTCAGCCAGGATCATCTCTTCAAACATGGACGTGCAAGGGGAAGAAGATCGCCGTGATGATCTGCGAAGATATCTGGCAGCACTCCGGTTTTGTCGATCTCACGCGCTATTCGAAGGATCCCGTCCTCGACATCCTTCCCTCTAAACCCGACCTTCTTGTCAACATCTCCGCCTCTCCCTACCAGTATCAGAAACCCGACGTCCGCATTCAAGTCTGCGCCAAGAGCGCCAAGACGCTCCAGTGCCCCGTCATTCTCTGCTGCCAGGTTGGAGGCAATGATCAGCTGATCTTCGATGGATACAGCATCTGCGTCGACAGAGATGGCAAACTCAGGCAGATCGCTGCGGGATTTAAAGAGGAGGAGATGCTCATCGACTTCGACGCGCTCCCTCCCGCTTTTACTTTTTCTTATGACGCGATGGGCGATCTCTATGAGGCCCTCGTTCTCGGAACGCGCGACTACTTTCACAAGTCGGGATTTAAGAAGGGGTGCTTAGGCCTCTCTGGCGGCATCGACTCCGCACTCGTTGCCTGCATCGCAGCCGACGCACTCGGGAAAGAGAATGTGCTCGCCATCACAATGCCCTCCCGCTTCAGTTCAACCGGAAGCGTTACAGATTCACAAGAGCTCGCGCGCAGGCTCGATATCGAGCTCATTGAAGTTCCCATTGAAGGCCCTTTTGAAGCGTATTTAGAACTTCTCGAGCCCCTCTTCAAAGAGATGGGCAAACCAGATTTCGATGTTACTGAGGAGAACCTTCAAGCACGCGTGCGCGGAACGATCCTGATGTCGCTATCGAATAAATTCGGACACATCGTGCTCAGCACAGCTAACAAGAGCGAGATGAGCATGGGCTACTCGACCCTTTACGGCGATATGTGCGGAGGTCTTGCTGTGATTTCCGACGTCAGCAAGACGCAGATCTACGCACTCTGCAAGTGGCTCAATAGAAAGCAGGAGATCATCCCGCAAGCGATCATCGACAAGCCCCCCTCTGCCGAGCTCAGACCAGATCAAAAAGATAGCGACACACTCCCAGACTATGCAACTGTCGACGCCGTTCTGCAGGGCTACGTCGAAGAGTTCCTCTCACCAGAGGAGATCTCAAAGCGCTGGAAAATTCCTCTCGAGCTCGTCATCGATCTCATCCATCGCATCCACAGAGCCGAGTACAAGAGGCGCCAAGCCGCTCCTGGCATACGCGTCTCCAAGAAGGCCTTCCGCGTCGGCAGAGCCTACCCCATCGTCCAGCGCTGGATGTAA
- the efp gene encoding elongation factor P — translation MAQQVATNEFKMGMKVEVDGEPYTIVGNEFVKPGKGQPFNRTKLKNLKTGRVIERTFKSGEKLDLADVHESKMRMLYKESDAVVFMDDQTFDQITISLKIIGEKAQWLMEEIIYDVIFYKNEPIDFNPPTFMEMTVTETAPGLRGDTSGRVLKPATTDSGAKIQVPIFVNEGDKIKVDTRTGEYVSRV, via the coding sequence ATGGCACAACAAGTCGCCACAAATGAATTTAAGATGGGCATGAAGGTAGAGGTCGACGGAGAGCCCTACACTATCGTCGGGAATGAGTTTGTTAAGCCCGGCAAGGGCCAGCCCTTCAACCGCACAAAGTTAAAAAACCTCAAGACTGGAAGAGTCATCGAGCGCACCTTCAAATCCGGTGAGAAGCTGGATCTTGCAGACGTTCACGAGTCTAAAATGCGCATGCTCTACAAAGAGAGCGATGCTGTAGTCTTCATGGATGATCAGACCTTCGACCAGATCACCATCTCTCTAAAAATTATTGGAGAAAAAGCACAGTGGCTCATGGAAGAGATCATCTACGATGTGATCTTTTACAAGAACGAGCCGATAGATTTTAACCCGCCGACCTTCATGGAGATGACAGTCACCGAGACCGCTCCCGGCCTCCGCGGCGACACCTCAGGACGCGTCCTTAAACCTGCGACAACAGATAGCGGCGCCAAGATCCAAGTGCCTATCTTTGTCAACGAAGGCGACAAAATTAAAGTCGATACTCGTACCGGTGAATACGTCTCAAGAGTTTAA
- a CDS encoding fibronectin type III domain-containing protein, with protein sequence MKKLLAATFVILGVAIFSLWQKGEGSPSALYLTWLHDPATTMTVQWHSEKEEQPRVYYKSESEGSWHEACGAAHVVGQATLIWGDLRVNTVELTQLNPDTVYAFRLGESEEIYRFRTMPQNPTRPIHFVVGGDVYQDEILLLKKMNSQVAKMDPDFIVIGGDIAYARGRNYLFKGRYFEIKRWKTFFTAWKEQMATSDGRLIPLVVAIGNHDLESTHPNPRVKPVLFYEFFAMSEPYTSYRTLNYGSYLSLTLLDTGHTYPIRGEQTSWLENTLKANEKMQHKMAVYHVSAYPSVYNYDKGNRKQIRRYWTPLFDQYGVKTVFEHHDHAFKRTHRLKQGKIDPDGTLYFGDGAWAVNLRTPNPADKLWYLAKTDSRNFVYLVSLDGPVGVVQAIDNEGTIFDETHLTSQ encoded by the coding sequence ATGAAAAAGCTTCTCGCCGCTACTTTTGTTATTCTCGGTGTGGCCATCTTCTCCCTCTGGCAAAAAGGGGAGGGCTCCCCCTCTGCCCTCTACCTCACCTGGCTGCACGATCCTGCGACGACGATGACCGTGCAGTGGCATAGCGAAAAAGAAGAGCAGCCACGCGTCTATTATAAGAGCGAGAGCGAGGGCTCCTGGCACGAGGCATGTGGAGCGGCGCACGTCGTGGGACAAGCGACGCTCATCTGGGGAGATCTGCGCGTGAATACGGTTGAGCTCACCCAGTTAAATCCCGATACCGTCTACGCCTTTCGCCTCGGAGAGAGCGAAGAGATCTACCGCTTTAGAACCATGCCCCAAAATCCAACGCGGCCGATCCATTTTGTGGTGGGTGGAGATGTCTATCAAGATGAGATTCTACTGCTCAAAAAGATGAATAGCCAGGTGGCGAAGATGGATCCCGATTTCATCGTGATCGGAGGCGACATCGCCTACGCCCGCGGCAGAAACTACCTTTTCAAAGGACGCTACTTCGAAATCAAACGCTGGAAGACCTTCTTTACTGCTTGGAAAGAGCAGATGGCAACCTCCGATGGAAGGCTCATTCCGCTCGTTGTTGCTATCGGAAACCACGACCTAGAGAGCACCCATCCGAATCCGCGTGTAAAACCCGTTCTCTTCTACGAGTTCTTTGCAATGAGCGAGCCCTACACCTCTTACCGCACCCTAAACTATGGCAGCTACCTCAGCCTCACACTTCTAGACACAGGACACACCTATCCGATCCGAGGCGAGCAGACGAGCTGGTTAGAAAATACGCTGAAAGCAAACGAAAAGATGCAGCACAAGATGGCGGTCTATCACGTTTCGGCCTACCCTTCGGTTTACAATTACGACAAGGGCAACCGAAAGCAGATCCGCAGATACTGGACCCCCCTCTTCGATCAGTATGGCGTAAAGACAGTGTTTGAACACCACGACCACGCCTTCAAACGGACACACAGATTGAAGCAGGGAAAGATAGATCCAGACGGCACCCTCTATTTTGGCGACGGCGCCTGGGCAGTGAATCTCCGCACTCCCAACCCAGCAGATAAGCTCTGGTACCTAGCAAAGACCGACTCTCGCAACTTCGTCTACCTCGTCTCTCTAGATGGCCCCGTTGGCGTCGTCCAAGCGATCGACAACGAGGGCACTATCTTCGACGAAACCCACCTCACTTCTCAATGA
- a CDS encoding RNA-binding protein: MNQAANKKLYVGSLPYSVTEEELHNLFSAYGKIESVRIITDKFTGQSKGFGFVEMADGDEAQKAIEAINGMKLNGRTLIVNEARPEQKRERSFGGGGGGGGERRERRGSWSGEGRRQDRFSQE, from the coding sequence ATGAATCAAGCAGCAAACAAAAAACTTTATGTCGGAAGCCTTCCTTACAGCGTAACTGAAGAGGAGCTACACAACCTCTTTTCCGCTTATGGAAAGATTGAATCAGTCCGCATCATCACAGACAAATTTACTGGCCAGTCGAAAGGCTTTGGCTTCGTAGAAATGGCTGATGGCGATGAGGCTCAAAAGGCTATCGAAGCTATCAACGGCATGAAGTTAAACGGCCGTACACTCATCGTCAATGAAGCGCGCCCTGAGCAAAAAAGAGAGCGTTCATTCGGCGGCGGTGGTGGCGGTGGTGGCGAGCGCAGAGAGCGTCGCGGCAGCTGGTCTGGCGAAGGCAGAAGACAAGATCGCTTTTCACAAGAGTAG
- the genX gene encoding EF-P lysine aminoacylase GenX, with amino-acid sequence MLARSRSFFAQRDVLEVDCPALSLSACVDTHIDVMQVQVKEGVVGYLHTSPEYGMKQLLSQGIGDIYQLSHVFRKEEVGPLHQPEFTMTEWYRCGYTFEAMIEETLDYIRLFLGDQQALYFDYRKLILTHAGIDYVDATVEQLIECAKQHKLALSFDTQEWDRDTLLQCLMSFVIEPKLPKDKLSVVRNYPASQAALARTEILDRAEVAKRFEVYFDGIELANGYHELTDPLEQRRRFEASNRERQKMGKAPLPVDERLLEALERGLPDCCGVAVGFDRLLLLKHHSRALTDILPLSIDNI; translated from the coding sequence ATGCTAGCGCGGTCTCGTTCATTTTTCGCCCAAAGAGATGTTTTAGAGGTCGACTGTCCAGCCCTTAGCCTCTCCGCCTGTGTCGACACGCATATCGATGTGATGCAGGTCCAGGTAAAAGAGGGAGTTGTCGGCTACCTGCACACCTCTCCTGAATATGGGATGAAGCAGCTCCTCTCCCAAGGAATCGGCGACATCTACCAGCTAAGCCACGTCTTCCGCAAGGAGGAGGTCGGCCCCCTGCACCAGCCCGAATTCACCATGACAGAGTGGTACCGCTGCGGCTACACCTTCGAAGCGATGATCGAAGAGACCCTTGACTATATCCGTCTTTTTTTAGGAGATCAGCAAGCCCTCTATTTCGACTACCGCAAGCTGATCCTCACCCACGCAGGAATCGATTATGTAGATGCTACAGTAGAGCAGCTCATAGAGTGCGCCAAACAGCACAAGCTCGCCCTCTCTTTTGACACTCAGGAGTGGGACCGAGACACCCTGTTGCAGTGCCTGATGAGCTTTGTCATCGAACCGAAACTACCTAAAGATAAGCTCTCCGTTGTTCGAAACTATCCCGCATCTCAGGCAGCCCTTGCGCGCACCGAGATCTTGGATCGGGCCGAAGTGGCCAAACGTTTTGAAGTCTACTTCGATGGAATCGAGCTCGCCAATGGCTACCACGAGCTAACCGACCCGCTTGAGCAGCGCAGGCGCTTTGAAGCCTCTAACCGCGAGCGCCAGAAGATGGGAAAGGCTCCTCTTCCAGTCGACGAGCGCCTCCTTGAAGCTCTTGAGCGGGGCCTTCCCGACTGCTGCGGCGTTGCTGTCGGATTCGACCGCCTCCTCCTCTTAAAGCATCATAGTAGAGCCCTCACCGACATTCTCCCGCTCTCTATTGATAATATATGA